Part of the Zerene cesonia ecotype Mississippi chromosome 3, Zerene_cesonia_1.1, whole genome shotgun sequence genome is shown below.
attattctcATTCGCAGAAATGAAAGACGTTTCGCTTTGGTCAAAGAAGATGAAAAAGCCGATGGTCGATCTTTATGGTGAAGAATTGTTCGCTAGATACTGGGCCCAGTGGGTAGACAGTATGATCGAATTGGTAAAGGATAGGAATGGCGACATATGCTCGAACATTTTACCCAAAATTACTTgtccaacatttattttgtacggCGAGCAAGATCCTCTTGTGGACAGGATGCATCTTACTTATCTTCAAACACAtatcaaaaatacaaagtaaGTATTGAATCTCAGTCTTGAAATTATCACAACCATTGTCTTAATTTCATGGTTGGCATCATAATTAAGACTTGTGgacatttttattctttactagctgacccggcaaacgcagTTCTGCCttatcttatcatttagggttattaaaaatagatgttggccgattctcagacctacctgatatgcacacaatttcatttgaatcgaTCCACCCGTTTCGAAGTAGTAAGGTAACTAACGATGTGACACgacaattttatgtatgtataagaAGATTAATAGAGAAACTgtcaatgtattttaaattttaacaactaagtgtaattttttagCATTTTGTCTAGTACGATATTTGCTGTTAGAATATTAAACAACCTATCttgtatatcatataatataataatattatcatatgtaTAATCATGACCTGTGTAACATCTTCTATCATCTTTCTATAGTtatgagaataaaaaatagccactttttatttaaacgatcTTTAAGATATAAAGAGCCATTACTATATGCACGTGCTTATTTCTCATTTCACGAGTCTCGAGGCGCGGATTATACGTAATTCTCGTGACATATTTTTTAGGATTTGTGTATGATATAGTTTAGAATTTTGATGTATTTGATAACTTAGTGTTTTTACGTATTGTTTTTTATCGCAGCAATATGGTACAGATTTAAATTAACGGCTACATAGCCAGTTTTTACCATAAATTGATAGACCAATATCCCAAAGCAAAACAATCACTTTCggatttttaacaatttttttaatgaattaaatgtaGTAGGTATTGTTTTTACAGGACATATTTGTATCCAGGGGGCAAACACAACATACATATTCGATATCATGAAGATTTTAATCGGAGAGTTCAAGAGTTTTTACTGACATAAATAGTATTGTAAAATTCGACAatgttggttttatttattcacgtACATCGATGTATTGAGGTGCCTAATCTCGATTAGATAAATTGTAACCAAAACGactagataaaattttttcgtttctcctaattttatatttaagtatatgctaacaatttgaattaaCCCCTTAACTATAACCCCctaacaatttgaattaaCCTTTAGCTATTTTAAgttgaaaatgtattagttttcataatatgtatgtattcaaatatgattttatcatTAGATAGCTGCATCTTACTAACTCACGttggctttatatgtaccgcTAGCGCAGCCGAGGCGAATAACTGGTGTTTCATAAGTTTATGTTCTACAAATCAAATCGATTTTGTGTCGATTAAAAAGTTGAACAACTAAGGACATAAACGCTTGTTTTAGTGTATGGTTTCGGGCATAATATCTACTTAATAGTCGTTCTACGACCAGCACAATTAAAAAACCACCACTTGTTAATTGATATGTATCTTGTCTTGAACGTTGCCGAAAGACCGGCTAGATAAACtaagagataaaaaaaatcaacgaTCGAAACCATAGACTGTATGCGCACTACCATCTAGCTTACCACATCCTGGCACTAAAATAGGTTACATGTTTTAATAGtcaaagaattaaataaaatctgtagTGATCTGACTTGCATCTGGTAAATAAATCCGACtgtagaatttattttcatattgcaTGATTATCATCTACAAAAAACTGAACAATTGATGGTGATGACATAGGTTATGTTTTGggtgtaaaactaaaaatcaacaaaattcccatattttatttttcatttacttcTTATAAGCATGTTtcatttttagaataataaaacaatttacacaataacacataatttaaagttGAAGTGACTCGTTTAATCTGTACAAATGGATACTTTTGTAATAACCACAATATCAAGCTGCTTGTCAAACACTCTGTTTATTTGATctgaaaatatgaatttcggactaaacattacaatttaaattgttagtgAAAAATTAACAGGTTGCAAGTTAAACACTACATTTTAATCAACttctattcataataaaattttcacaatatCCAATATTGGCATCAATCTTTGCAATAAGAAGATTTTAAGAAGCATTGATGAGCTCATACTGAGATGTCCTTTGAGATTCATCTTCATTCACAAATGTATAAGTCattttcaacataaaattaaatatgcaaCAATGAAGTATGAGTTTCATTTTgggttaataaatatttattgcactCTATACAGTGTCCTGTTATCCGAACCTCACCTACATTAGTGGCTACTTTGAAATACCCTAACATCTAAgagtaaaaatgtttacattgaATAAGGCACACACAATATGAGCTAATCCTGTAGTCAATGGAAGCACAAAATGTATGCCCGCTGACAGCTATGTTAATGACTTCATaagttacatataaacaaacacacgtaAGCGACCTACTTCGATaaatacataagaaaatatagtGAATCATCCGTTAATTCACATAAGCTTGTTCTTatctcataaataatttctctAGTTACAAAAATAGTATACAAAGTACGGATTCCTCCATTAAGAACGCTAACAGCACCATAGTTCTGCTATGTACTACTGTGATCCATccattacatataatacaaatacaataagatTACTCTTACAAATACATAACGATACAATATTACAACATTATCACCGGGATTATTAACAATacggttttaaaattatttctcattaaatatgttatgtttacaAGTACTGTTTTAATAGAGAGAGAGAGTCTAAGGCACTCGCGTTTGGTTCACAGTTCATTCACTAAACATACACGGGCCCCTGGTTTTCGTTATCGTCGAGGTTGATTTTGTTCGTGTACCCGTCATCGAAGAATCTCCGGAAGGTGAATTCGAAGAAGCCGTGGAACGTCTTGCCGTTGTCGAGCAACTCGCTGTCCGATTTGTTCGAATCCGAGCTTCCTGAGTTCCTTAGTTTATCAGGATCTATAGGATCAAAGTTGGATGTGTCTGTTGGATAGTCTATTCTAGGTATGTAGGGTGCGACTTGTCTCCTGAGGCCCTTGTCAAAGTCGATGCCTTTGAGGAAGGGGTGGTTTTTCACTTCGTTGGCGTCCTTGCCGAGCCTCGTCTCCTGTCCGGAGCATAGCTGCAGGATCAGATCCTTGCTTTCCCGAGATAGGTTCGCTGCATCTGGTATGTGGAGCGTGCTTTCCCAGTTAATCACCTGTAATTTGACGATGAcgaatgtaaataatacaacataGCAATTCTGAGCTTACTCCAAATAGACTACATACActctatattttatgtagaatCAAATCAAGATAGGTATTTATAATCATCACACACAACTTACAAATTGCTGAAgcaatatcaaattttatgcaattaatataatgaaagtgAGAGAAAATGATTAAAAGTATTGATACTACATTAAAGAAATCAACAAAACTGCCTaaataactcaaaaactattttaccTTCAGCTGTGTCTCAGCAGGCGACGCAGCCAAAAATGGCGGGGAGCCCACCAACATCTCATACAATATAACGCCCACAGACCACCAATCGCAGAGCTGCGTGTATCCGGTCCGCTGCAGCACTTCCGGCGCGATGTAGTTCGGCGTTCCGACTAGCGAGTGAGCGAGACAGCGCTGGTGCTCTCTCTTTCTCCGCCTCTCGAGCGGTTTCAGTTGATGGCAGCGACATTCGCCCATCGCGCCCCACTCGCCGTCCACTGGGTCCATGGAGTCTTGCCTACCATGATctggaaatgaaataaatatatttatttgaaacttcgtattataatattataaacgagaaaGTAAGCAAGTGTTTCGATCGGATTGGTTATAAACATAGCGGAAACAGAAAAATGCAGGACAAagatagttataaaataagatttaattgttgaatgtaatataacttaactttattgtatgtaataaatattgtatatcgAAATTTATTCATACCAATTAACATAGCATACAATTGATgaatatagaaaaatcttCATCTAGCCAAAAAATCTTATCAGAATCACTAAGATAGCAGAATTTTGCTTACCGTTTCTTTGATAATATTTCGAATTATGCGTCCACCTAAAACCCGTACACAATCCAAAGTCCGTCAGCTTGATATGTCCATCGCGATCGATTAGAATATTATCGGGTTTTATATCGCGATGAATAAAACCCATCTTATGTACACTTTCCACTGCACAAGTTAATTCTGCTATATAAAACCTTGctaaattttcttcaaatatgcccaattttattaacagcGACATCAAATCACCACCCGGTATGTAATCCATTACGAAATATAGATTATCCTTGTCCTGAAAGCTGTAGTATAGTTTGACAACCCACTCATTGTCTGCTTCGGCCAAAATATCTCGTTCGGCCTTCACGTGTGCAACTTGGTTCCGTTTCAATACATCCGCTTTCCGCAGAGTCTTCATGGCATATAGATGACTAGTATCAATCTTTCTCACTAGCGTCACTTCTCCAAAAGCACCTACACCGATTGGTTTTATCTTCGTGAACATTGACTTGTCCATCTTAGCTCGTTTTAATCGGATATAGTTCGATTCCTTTTGCGACAACATCTTCCGCATTTGATCTTGAGCCTCTGCACTGAGTCCTATTTTCGTCATTTCTTTCTCTAACTGCATCCTGCGATATGTTCTTTGCTTGtaagatttaagtatattttcaaCATGCTGCTccataaagaatttaaatgcTTGTGGAGAGTAATTTCTAACTTTACAATCCCTCCTTTcatcttctttttctttactGATGTTCTTTCTCTCTGGAATTGGCGACTGATGCCTTATCTTCTCTAGGCCGTCTTTCGTTCGACGATTAGACGAACCATTGGAGCTTTTATCTGAACCGCAAGCAGTATCTTTCATCATATTGCAGCTTTGGTTGGGACATTTGAGTTCCATTTGCGACATTTCGCCTTTCATGTCGCAGTTGTTTGAGAACTTTTTGTGTAATGGCGAATGGTGGGAATTGACTGTTGTCGTGTTTTCAATTTGGTTCCCGTAAGGCGGGGGCGGGACTGGGTTCATGCCTCGCTGGACGGCTAAAGCTTGCATTGTTATTGCGTAACTTGGAGGTTCTGTGGTTGGGACGGTGGGTGTAGTCGCCGTCGGGACGGGCGGCGTCGTACCTGGAGATGAAGGTTTGGGGGCTAAGGGGTAACTAGGGGGCGTTTGCGATTGCTTCTGTTGTATCGAGCTAGCATACGAGGGCGGCGGAGGCTGCACTACTGAACTCGCAACAGGAGGCGGCGCAACGGGCGCGATGGCTGTTTGCAAAACGGGTTTCTGCACTTGTGTACTTTTCACAGATTGCATGATTATAGGAGGTTGGACGGCTTGTCTCGCTGTCCACGCTTGTATAGGCGTAGGGCGAGTCATGCCAGATGCTGAGCCGGTCGATTGCGTCACCGTAATCGGACTCGGCGAACCAGCTGACGTTCCTCCAGAATAGATTCCCGAAGAGGGACTCTTTCTGTAATCTTGCGATTGCGTGGGGCTCTGCCGATTTTGCATTGATACTGAATAAGGCGGTGGTGGAGGAACACCCGAGAGTGGGTAAGGTGGTGGCAGTTCTGTAGTAGTTTGGTAAATGCTTAAAGCTTGGATTTGTTGCGTCAACTGTTGTTGAACTTGTGGTCCATTTTGAACTATCATTGGTTGTCGGGCCGGTGGAGCCGGTGCTCCCGCGGCCACTGGGCTGGTCCCTCTCGCCGGAGGTAAAGGAGGCGCTGGTGATATGCGCTTCATGTACTGCTGTACGGCAGGAGGTACGGGCGGTGTTGAAGGACATCGCGGTGGCGGCGGTGGCGGGGGCTCAGAAAAACCGGACGGTGAATATTGCCGACTCAATTTCTCATGGGGATGCGGTGGCCCGTCTGATTGCCTAGGACTATCGGACCGCGAACTCCCTGCGCCCGAGTCAAGCGCGGGACTTCCTCTATGAAGATTGATTTCTCTCTCTAAACTAGGTTTTCTAATTAGCTTTGTGCTAAGAGCACTTAGGTTGGATGATTTGAGGACTCCATTAAGTGGCTCCTGCTTTTTTGACAAGTAATCAAGGGCAGCATCTAATCTACCACCAGcatattttaatgcttttacTGCTGGATCCTGAAACAgaaaagaattaatattaattgagaTGATTTCATGGGATTTTTTAGCgtgagaaataaaaatatttatcacatgaatctattaattatttacccactgattataaattaataacataaataaaataagaaaaagtcATGAGCCCCAGTACAAGTACtattatgaaaaaagaaagTCTGCCTTTAGTAGATTACGCAAATTATGTCCTGTAAATCATATTAATCTGTGgaaatactattttatgaaTGTGACCATATGGATATAGAACATAGAAGCGTGCATTTATAAATGCACACTTTACAGTGAAACACCATTAGATTACAATCTTGTGGGATAGATTCCTATGAGCAATGCAATGCTTTAACTGTTAAGGATCACAATCTTGTATGGCCACCACATCTTACAAATCATGCTCCTTATAATAagatacaataaacaatatcaacTACACACTTTGGACTGAAAGCTACTTTCTATTGCATATGAcacaactttaatattttgtattgttatcattgtttttataaatgtattttactttatgAATTTAACTTTGATGTCAGAATTAATATGAATCAAACTACATATTTCAaagcaaacaaattattttaaatattttataaatagaaaaccacataagtaaaataatgatatgtttatactcaatacataaaatttattgaaaggCTCAACAATTCTATACCAAAGATTCACccgtaaacataaaattttgttttcaccGTTGACACACTGTATGACTACacaatgtgttatttattgctaATATAACTTGATTAATGACAATgtatgcaattatttattccatttgtaATATGTTGAGGTAACATAGAAATGTTATGAAACTTTTATTGCAAATGGCTCCAAATGAAGCCCTGCAAAAGATTAATCGTGGACCTTTCCACATAATCccttgaaaaaaataaaataaacatgttcaaaataataatttatttgctttcaGTACATAATCCAATATTCTTGGGATTAAATGAGAACTAGAacattgttattatacatacctcATCATATCCTAAAGCTATTAGCTGATTCAGAGACTGCGGCAGCACATTCAAGTCCTTATCAAGACCATTTCCCGATGATGAACTAAATCCAGAGCTGACTCCTGAACTGACTGTGCTAGCAGCGGAGGAGCCCGGGGGCTCCGAACTCCCAATATTAGCAAATGGGAGCAATGAGTTTCTGATTTCGGCGAGCGCTTTCTGGTTGTACCCTGACGTGCGCGTAGCCGGTTTGCCGGGCGCCGGCGGGTTCATGGCGCCCGCGCCCGAGCGCCTCACCTCTCACCCTACGCCTCCCATCACATGAACACCCTTCGCACACAAACACTCACTGTTCGCatttcaactttttattatcGATGAGATTGTTGCAATATGTAGGTCCCAAAACAATAGCACACTTGTTTGCAATGTTACACTAGTTTAACATTGTTCAGTGTTTCAAATAGTTTCATAAATCTTGACTCTGAAACCAAGTGGAGAAGTGTATTAGAGGATATGCTagcgtaaataaaaaattgtactcAAATTATGCTTTTACTTTCATGTAGCAACACGTAAATACCttcatttgatataaaattgtaatgtaacttaaataaaatactgcaTTTCTGAccaaaatactttaaatatcttttcGTTGCCAAGCACTGAGCataatttttagaatattcAATACGAACTACAACTGACAGAATTCTTTGGAATGCCAAAAATAAGCTAGCTTTGTTTCATAAAtctaaatagtaaaatagCACTGAGAAAGCAAATAAATGGTTACCTGACTTTTTCTTCAGTCCTTGATAATCAGAATAGGAATCCTAGACGTCATAATcccgtaaaataaaaatgatattagcGCTCTCACATTACCGATGACATCTTTCCTAGACACCACATTTAACGATTGTAAAATCAGTGTATACACATGCGTAAAACATTAGTTGCTAAAGTACACAATCGtcttgatattgttttatattagagCAATAACGAAAACAAAGAACTCTAAAACACAGACATGCAAGTTGGCAAACCATACAAAGCGACCATTTTGAAGAATTACCACATTCCATAGTGTTTTCCTAAAGTTACGCCAAATTGACATTTACGATTTTACTTACCGATTATCGATTATATCGtaattgtacatttaaaacaaattcctTTTATCTCTCTAGGTAAGTATTtctaagtattatataaaacttatgatGCGTTTTTGATCTAGtgcataaataaactataattagtTAAACTTTTATTCCAGTGTTTACTAAATTGGTACCTAATGTGTCAGAAGCTATATCATGATAATGAAGTAAGAACACAATAATTTGTCTAATATTACACAGACCTGCCtacgaaattttattgatacgtGTGTTGCACtaacgtaatataaaaattgcttgATCCATAATGATAGACCgtaaaatcgatttttattaaagacgATTATTGTCAACTTGCCAACACTCAACAAAGAAGTTTTTAATGTCAAATGTCAGAAATGTGTCTCCATTCCATTGACATTTTTCTGTATCCGTCAAATGTGGGTGAAAATTTGATATCCAATAACCACTCTATTTGACTATACAGTatagttttcaataaattgttattgaagATTTTATTACCTTCTATTATTAGAAGTAAAATGTGTTAAGATTGAGATGTGCTCATTTTTCGAATAAgcataaaatcataatattaaaatataaaacaaaatgtttccATGTACATTTGCGCTAGCTTTCGTTTTTATGTTAAGTTTACCAGATCATGTTGCTCCGGTGGAGGGTTCAGTGTTTGAATATGATccagaaatgtttaaattacaaatccAAGAAATGGATGGCAACTTTATAATGTTCTATGCACCTTGGTGAGATTGTATTAGCAAGACGAATAAACCATCGcaattcattcaaaatattgtcACTAAAATTGAGAAACAATACTTTTGCAGGTGTCGACATTGCACCGAATTTGAACCGATATGGACTGAGCTAGgcgaattaataaatactgagGGATCCAGGTTTGTTATTGCTCAGATGGATTGCACAAAATATCCAAAATTGTGTCATGAAAATGACATAACAGGTATATATTCTGGATTTAATTGTGCTACATTTGATACTCGAATAGATAGAGATAGAGATAGAGATAGAACTTAGAAAggatctaaatatttatattatttttttttttaaattccagGATATCCAACATTGTTATACTTTCCcaaaaattcattttcacCCATTGAATATAAAGGGACAAGAGATCTTCCTTCACTTACACTGTTTTTAAGTGAGGTTTTCACCATGGGGAAGGTATgtaacatgttttttatttggtgtatatttgaaaatgctCTTGAATGAAATCTCTCAACCTTATTTggcttatataatataaaaataaataattctagaattgaaatttatattttttgtatgtacattGCAATAACAACAtctgtaaagaaaaaagaaatctatatcagtcattttataattacaggATGTTGATGAGAAACCTGAAAGAGAAACAActgaagtaaaaatatatagtggTATGGCATATTTAAATGatcaaaatatagaaaaatttatatcaagtGGACagcattttataatgttttatgcaCCGTGGTGTAGGGGTTCAcaggtaaaattaaaaatattcagtatttgctttattctttaaatttttatataaagggTGTACAATCTAATgtacaatttgtataaatgagaaaacaagataaacaaataaccCAATAACCATACAAAGCCAATAACCATACAAAGCAACCATTATGAGAatgattattcaattatagttttatatgcaGTTCTTAACAGATTTATTTTCA
Proteins encoded:
- the LOC119839511 gene encoding serine/threonine-protein kinase Warts, which gives rise to MNPPAPGKPATRTSGYNQKALAEIRNSLLPFANIGSSEPPGSSAASTVSSGVSSGFSSSSGNGLDKDLNVLPQSLNQLIALGYDEDPAVKALKYAGGRLDAALDYLSKKQEPLNGVLKSSNLSALSTKLIRKPSLEREINLHRGSPALDSGAGSSRSDSPRQSDGPPHPHEKLSRQYSPSGFSEPPPPPPPRCPSTPPVPPAVQQYMKRISPAPPLPPARGTSPVAAGAPAPPARQPMIVQNGPQVQQQLTQQIQALSIYQTTTELPPPYPLSGVPPPPPYSVSMQNRQSPTQSQDYRKSPSSGIYSGGTSAGSPSPITVTQSTGSASGMTRPTPIQAWTARQAVQPPIIMQSVKSTQVQKPVLQTAIAPVAPPPVASSVVQPPPPSYASSIQQKQSQTPPSYPLAPKPSSPGTTPPVPTATTPTVPTTEPPSYAITMQALAVQRGMNPVPPPPYGNQIENTTTVNSHHSPLHKKFSNNCDMKGEMSQMELKCPNQSCNMMKDTACGSDKSSNGSSNRRTKDGLEKIRHQSPIPERKNISKEKEDERRDCKVRNYSPQAFKFFMEQHVENILKSYKQRTYRRMQLEKEMTKIGLSAEAQDQMRKMLSQKESNYIRLKRAKMDKSMFTKIKPIGVGAFGEVTLVRKIDTSHLYAMKTLRKADVLKRNQVAHVKAERDILAEADNEWVVKLYYSFQDKDNLYFVMDYIPGGDLMSLLIKLGIFEENLARFYIAELTCAVESVHKMGFIHRDIKPDNILIDRDGHIKLTDFGLCTGFRWTHNSKYYQRNDHGRQDSMDPVDGEWGAMGECRCHQLKPLERRRKREHQRCLAHSLVGTPNYIAPEVLQRTGYTQLCDWWSVGVILYEMLVGSPPFLAASPAETQLKVINWESTLHIPDAANLSRESKDLILQLCSGQETRLGKDANEVKNHPFLKGIDFDKGLRRQVAPYIPRIDYPTDTSNFDPIDPDKLRNSGSSDSNKSDSELLDNGKTFHGFFEFTFRRFFDDGYTNKINLDDNENQGPVYV